The window ATTCGAATATCTTATCATACCTCAACGACAAAATTATGTTCTGATCTAATTGGATAACCAACTCATTAATTTGTTAAAGTTGAACTATTAAATCAAAATGATTAACTCTGAGTTAATAATTATGTACTAATCGAAATCTAAGTGACCAAAAGGGCTCCTATAGCTTTCATTTTGGTACCACTTTGCATAGTCCTGACTCAAATCTTCCGCTTCAGATGGAACCATGGAAAGTGTCTGAGAAGGTCAGTGATGAACATGTGGAATCTCCTTTCTAAATATTTTCTGCACTTCTTTCGAGATGAGTATGCGACAGTGGTCGATCAAGAGGATCAGAATCTGCTttctaaatatttcatgaattgtATGATGCTGACATTAATCCTGCAGCAACTGAGCTGAGCGAAAATATACGAGCACAAATGATTACGAAGGCAAAGCGAGAGGAAGCTCGAAGTGTTTTGGATTGGGGTGATGCTATCGTTCAATTCTAAGTCAGGTGAGCAAAGAGCTAAGACAAAACTCAAAGATCTGAAACCAATTCTGGATTCTCTGCAGAGAACAATCGAACAGCGTGGGAATCGTTCGTTCGAGTACAAGCATCACGAGCCATGTAGGACGTATAAATATAATCGAAAACCATGCTCCATGTTGCCAATATAATACTAATAATTCACATGGCTTTTCGCATAGATTAGGTGCACGTTTCAAGGTGGCGTCGTAGTGTCATTGATAATAATCGAAAACTGAGGATTGCTTGCGTCAACTGTCGATGATAACCTTGGAACAGTCACAATGAATCTGCACTTGAATTCCAGATCTTAGATTCCAATGGCATGACCTCTTTCTCTATTCATTATGATCGATCGACCCACTATGATTCCACCTATTTTCTTTTCCTGTACTCGACTGCTGTTAATTTTTCTAAACCTCGACTGACAGACACTATGATGAGATCTACATCACTAGATATAGTGAATCAAACTCGACATATAATGACATTATTCTTATCATGTTTTAATCTCATACATATGAGTAACTGGACAATCGAATGCTCTCGATGTACATCAATTCATGGGTGTTGACAAGAGGACTGTAATCACCTGTTCTGATTTCAAGAAAAAGAATCAAAACTATAAGAATTAACCCCCTCCCTGTTATGAGATCTTGGAGAAGGAGAGAGATGCAAGGGGACAACTTGCGTTGGCTGGACTTGAGCAAGCCCTTTTCCAAACTAAAAGTGATATCGAGTGGTACCATCGTCACATGATCATCCTTCAGTCACCAGATAATTGAGGTTGATGCTGAGAAGCTGTCTGTACGACCACATACACACGCATGATCCCCCGATGGGTAGACATGTTTGGGGATAAAACAATGACTGCCTATCCGGTGGCCATTATGCATGGCTTTCCAGTGGGCAGATCTATGAGGAAGATGGAATCGTACCCCACAAGCATCTATCGGCAGATATGAGTTGAATATGCTGCAATCTTCACCATCTGCAATCACTATGGTAGTAATCTTGGTAAATCTAGAATGCAAAGGTAAAGGGTATCATGATGATGTACCAGATCCATTGGCAAAGAAAATGAAGGTTCCAAAGCTCGTATAATAATAAACATTAAAGATGTCAACAAAATTAGATGGTGAAAACACTGGttgttgatagcaaaatcatgcaAATCCAGTGAAGAAACAATGTCCACCACATTGGCCCACAATTGTTGCTGGGTGGATTCTTGGATGTGACAGTGGAAAGGTTTCTGTACAGGTAAAAGACAAACTCTTCATTAAGGAAAGGTTGAACAGTTTTACTAGAAATCATTAACTCCTGATTCCATGACAGAATACTAAAATCACCCATTATACAGATTTATCCACGATCTTCTAAATGAGAAGCAGCAGTCAGCTTATTGCAAACAGTTGGATGAATAAGGTGTTAGCTCCTGGACCCCTTCAATCCCTATTTAACTGGCATGGAGATCAATTTCAGGCATGTCCTATTTCCTGTTATTTGAGTCGCAAACAATTTGATGGACTCTTCAGATACTTTCTTTTCACTTTATATGGAACACAGTTGAAAGCAAGAAGAAATTGTCATGTGGATCCTGACGGCAATGACGTCAGCTGGTCTCCCTGAGGCGATGGGCATGCGTTTTCTGCCACCCTTGAAGAATAGTCCACCTGTGCAAACTGATCCTGGCATGGATCTGAAACAAAAGTCTCTGGGGAAGAGAAGACTCTGATGGCTGGACTGTTGAGAGGTTGCAGAGCACGCTTCCGATCAGGAGAATCTCGCAATGAAATTCTACATACAGGACATGTTGAATGTTGTTTCAGCCATATGTCTATGCAAGTGACATGGAATGTATGCCCACAAAATGGAAGAATGCGCAGAACATCCTTCTCTTGGTATTCCGCGAGACAAACTGTGCACCTAACCAAAAGCAGCAAGATGGTTCATCTAGTCAGAGATGGATGCTCTGATATAGTTTTGAGATAATCATAATTTGGAATATGCAAACATATCATACAGAAAACAAATGATTCAGCAAAGGCGATAAACATTTCACACTGAAAAATCAACAAAGGGAAGGAGATCTCAGAGAAAGTAACTTGGTGGAAGGTCATGAGTTACAGCCAAAGAGCACAAAGTGAAACCACAACGAGTTCAGCTATAATATTGATTAAAGTATGATGCAGTTTGGAGTAAAAATAATAACGCCAACTTCACACCAATTTGGAATGCTCACAAACTAAAACTAAAGAATCCTTTACAAGCTTTGTGTTTGTTTAAGGGATTGTCAATTTTGCTTTGTCATGCTTTTCCATTTTCGCTGAACTAAAAATTGGCATTTCTGAAGAACATATAACCACATCATAATACTTAGATCAGTTCATTCATCGCTGAAACATCATATTCAGAAAAGAACATGCCTTGCATTAATGTCCTTGAATACTTTTGGAACAGTTATTAACCAGTTACTACAATACTAAATCAAAGACGATTTATTTCAAGACGTCTAGATCCTCTAATTCTACTTATCCACATTATTGGACCTGTCACCAGTGCAATATCACACAGCTCAGGAAAATTCTTCAAGTTCTGACAAGTTTATACTTTGGAGGATTAGAAAATATAACTGACAATTGAACATATGTTAAGAAATTCCACGACTCATAAGCTATTATGAAAGTGTTATAAATGAGATAGAACTCTCAGATTTTCGAGACTGACATCCCCATTCTTGGTAGGAAACTAGCAAAAAGGGGCGTCTCTTGCCTTTTAAAAGGAAATGGACCATATTCAACTTTTGCTAAGGTTTCTATATTTGCTTCAGTGGATTACTATAAATAAGTGACATCTGTATGGAGCAGATGAGAGAGCTATGAATGCCTCAAAAAACTCTTCAGCAGATCAAATAACTATGTAGCAGCAGAATCTACTGATAGTGAAAGTTATGAACAAGTCAGCATATAGAAAAATGTTAAAATGGAGATACATTGAGTGGATAGTTTAATATGCTAATGTTGTTGGAGACTTGATTGAGAAGAAAGCAACTGGATATTTTGGTTCATGTATTTGTCAAAGAGACTAAAATAAGACCTCAAACTCCAGCAAAAAAAATTAGAATAGAAAAGGCTTCAAGTTAGATTTTGAAAGCACTAAAAAGCAACTTTATATGTCCCAAACAAAGattaaaattgaataaattttgAAGCATAATTTGTAGGACTAAAAGTATCTATCTAATTGGTTAATCAGCTAACGGTTTCCTTGCAACTATCTTCTATCTTGAACAAATAACACAAAGATGTGTGCTAGGAAAGAAAACATATAAGGTGTTGTGAT of the Musa acuminata AAA Group cultivar baxijiao chromosome BXJ2-10, Cavendish_Baxijiao_AAA, whole genome shotgun sequence genome contains:
- the LOC103968344 gene encoding RING-H2 finger protein ATL68 — translated: MISPGLNLVMTVIGFAVSTMFIVFVCTRLICARIHLRNSRMALPAAAAAARSDLGMLERGIHGLEPVVVASFPTKKFGDQLISSGRETQCTVCLAEYQEKDVLRILPFCGHTFHVTCIDIWLKQHSTCPVCRISLRDSPDRKRALQPLNSPAIRVFSSPETFVSDPCQDQFAQVDYSSRVAENACPSPQGDQLTSLPSGST